TCTCAAATATTGTTATTAGAGCAAATGAAGATGGAAGTAGTTTAAAATTAAAAGATGTTGCAACTGTTGAATTAGGAGCTAGCTCTTACGGTGTTCAAACAAGATTAAACAATTCTCCATCTATTCCAATTGGAGTATTTTTACAAAGTGGAGCTAATGCTTTAGATACTGCAAAAGCCATAAAAAAAGCACTTGAAGATGCAAGTAAAAACTTCCCTCAGGATATGACTTATAGTATCCCTTATGATAGTACAGATTTCATTGTTGCTTCTATTGAAGAAGTTGTAAAAACATTTGTTGAAGCACTTTTACTTGTTATTTTAATTATTTTCATCTTCTTACAAAGCTGGAGAGCAACTATTATTCCTTTAATCGCTGTTCCAATATCTATTGTTGGAGCTTTTGCAGGAATGTATGTTTTAGGATTTAGTATCAATCTTCTAACTCTTTTTGGTCTTGTTCTTGCTATTGGAATTGTTGTTGATGATGCTATTATTGTTATTGAAAACATTGAAAGACATATGGAAGAAGGAAAAACTCCACTTGAATCAGCATATATTGCTATGAAAGAGGTAACAGGTGCTCTAATCGCCATTATTTTAGTTTTAGGTGCAGTTTTTATACCTGTTGCATTTATGGGTGGTTTATCAGGAGAGATGTATAGACAATTTGCCATAACAATAGTTATTTCAGTTATAATTTCAGGATTTGTTGCTATTACTTTAACACCATCTTTATGCGTAAGAATATTAAAAAATAAAAAACATGAACCAAAAGGCTTTGCAAAATGGTTCAATAATATGTTTGATAAGTTTACAAGTGGATACTCTTTTATAGTTAAAAAAACAATTAGATTCTCTTTAATATCTATTCTACTTTTTGGTGGATTACTATTTGTTTCATGGGATATGTTTAAATCTATGAAGACAGGACTTATTCCAGATGAAGATCAAGGAACAATATTTGTATTTGGATTTAACCCTCCAGGTTCTTCACTTTCAAGAACACTTAGTTTAAGTGAAGAGATAAATGCAATAATTGAAAAAGATCCTAATGTAAATAATATAATAACTCTTGCAGGATATGATTTTACAACATCAGCAGAAAGAACTCATACTGTTGCAACTATTATTAAATTAAAAGATTGGAGTTTAAGACCAAATCCAGACCAAGATGCACAAGCACTTTTAAAGAAATTTAGTAAACAATTAATGGGTACTAGTGAAGGTTTCTCTTTTGCAGTTGTTCCACCTCCAATTATGGGGATGAGTGTTACTGGTGGATTTGATATGTATGTTCAAGATAGAAATGGAAGATCAATAGAAGAACTTGGAAATGCTGTAAATCAAATCATTGCAAAAGCAAGTACAAGACCTGAATTAGTTGGTGTTAGAACTTCATTAGCTGCAAATATCCCTCAGTTTAAAATCGATGTAGATATTGAAAAAGCAAAAGCAAAAGGGGTAAATGTAAATGATATTTATAGCACTATAAATGCAACTTTTGGAAGCTTTTATGTAAATGATTTCTCACTTTATGGAAGAACTTATAAGGTAAATTTACAAGCAATTGAAGAGTATAGAAATAATATAAATAATATGCAAAATATATTTGTGAGATCTAAAAATGGTGAACTTTTACCACTTAACTCTTTTGTTACGGCAAAACAACAAGTTGGAGCGGATTTAATAGAGAGATTTAACCTTTTCCAAGCTGCAAAAGTTTCAGGACAACCAGCTCCTGGATATAGTTCTGGAGATGCTTTAAATGCTATTGAAGAAGTTGCAAATGAAGTTTTACCTAGTGGTTATACAATTTCATGGGTAGGAACTGCTTATCAAGAGAAACAAATTGGTGGAAGTTCAGCACAAGCATTTATCTTTGGTATTGTATTCTTATTCCTAATTCTTGCAGCTTTATATGAAAGATGGTTATTACCAATTTCAGTTGTTTTAGCTGTTCCTTTTGCTATATTTGGAGCAATCTTAGCTACAAATATAAGAGGATTAGATAATAATATCTATTTCCAAATTGGACTTTTAGTTCTTGCTGGACTTGCTGCTAAAAATGCTATTTTGATTGTAGAGTTTGCTTTACAAAAAAGAAAAGAAGGGTTTAATCTTGTTGATGCAGCACTAGAAGCTGCAAAAGTGCGATTAAGACCAATTATTATGACATCTTTAGCATTTACTATTGGTGTTTTACCACTTGCTATTAGTGGAGGAGCTGGAGCTGCTAGTAAACACTCTATTGGAACAGGTGTTATTGGTGGAATGCTTACAGCAACATTTATAGCAATTATTTTTATCCCACTATTTTATATACTTATCTCTAGATTAAGCCGTGAAAAAGAGGGAAGTATTACAGCAGATTTAAAAAAAGAAGAAAATAGTAATAGTGAGAAATAGCCATTTTTGGCTATTTCTATCAAGATAAAGGGTAGATTATAGATATTTATATAAACATCATGGATAGCTTATTATATATGAGCTATTTTGAAATTATTGCAGTTTTTTTATCTATTCTTTATCTTCTTTTAGCAATTAAGCAAAATGCCTTTGGTTTTATAGCTGCTTTTTTTAGTACCCTAATATACTCTATTTTATTTTTTGATGCAACTTTATTTATGTCTTCACTTTTAAATGCATACTATTTAATTATGGCAATATATGGTTATTATAGCTGGAAAAGAGGGTTTAAAATTGAAAATTCTAAGGAATTAAAGGTTTCAACTCTAACTCTAAAATCTCATATTAAACTCATCATCTTTTTATCTATATTATCTTTCATAGTTGGGTATTTTATGCAAAATTATACAAATGCCTCTTTTGCTTATCTTGATAGTTTTGTAACCATTTTCTCTCTAAGTACTACATATTTACTAACAAAAAAAGTTTTAGAAAACTGGATTTATTGGGTTTTTATAGATAGTTTTGCTATATACTTATACTATCAAAAAGAGTTCTATCTTACAGCCGTTCTATTTTTTATCTACACTATTATGGCTATTTTTGCATATTTTTCTTGGAAAAAGGAGAATTTATCTTGAATATAGAGGAGATAAAAAATCTAAACATTTTTGGGAATCTTAATATTTCAATAGAGATATTAAAATCTCAAGGTTTCAACAATATAAGCTATTTAATCAAAACAAAAAATCAAAACTATGTTTTAAGAGTTTTTAAATCAAATCAAAGTGTAAATATTAGTAGAGAATTTGAGTTTAAAACACAAGAAATGGCAAATAAACTAAATATTGCTCCAAAACCAATTTTTTTAAATGATAATTTTATGATTTATGAATATTTAAATGGTGTGCATAAGGAAAAACTATCAAAAAATGAACTAAAAAATCTTATTTCTACAATAAAAACATTACACTCTATTAAACAAAAATCAAAGAGCTATGACTTCAAAAAAGATTTTAAAAGCTACAAAAAAAACCTTAAAAATAAAAACAGTAAAGATATACTAAAAAAGCTAAAATCAGCTCTTAAAAGATCAAAAAAGTATAAAAAAGAGCTTGTTTTATCACACTTTGATTTAAATCCAAAAAATATTTTGTTTTCACAAAATAGTGTTAGAATAATAGACTGGGAATATGCTGGAACAAATGATAGATTTTTTGATTTGGCTTCTATTTGTATTGAGTTTAAGCTTGATAAAAAAATGGAAAAAGTGGCTTTAAAAAGCTACTTTAAAACTGAAGCTTTAAAAAGAAAAAAGTTCAAATACTATACAAAAAAGCTAGAAACTTTTAAAATAATCTACAAAAGTTTCTGCTATTTATGGTTTAGTTCTCAAAATTTGGCTTAAGAGAAAAAGAGCTTTCTAAAAGCTCTCCCACTCATCAGTTTCTACCTTTTCACTTATTTTTTCAAGCTTTTTTGGTTTTGGTTTTTCAGCACTTATATCCTCAATATTTTTCTTCTCTTTCTTACTATTTTCAATATTTACATAGCTATGTTTTTGCGATACATTTGTCTGCATTTGCTTAGCTTTTACACTATTTTTCCCTATAAACTCTTTTTTATTTGCATCTTCTACTATTAGTCTTGCTATCTCATCAGCATTTAATGCTATATCATTTGTTTGTGAAGCAATAGCTGCATTTTGTTGTGTTTGACGGTCAAGCTCATTTACAGCATCATTTATCTGCTCTATTCCATTTAACTGCTCTTTACTAGACATCTCTACATCATTTATTAAATTTGTAGTTGAAGTAATAGATTCATTTAAACTTTTATAACCAGCTATCATATTTGAAGCTATAAGTTTTCCTTCATTTGCCTTTTGTGTAGCCTCTTGAACTATTCTTTTAATCTCACTCGCAGCTTCAGCACTTCTACTTGCAAGATTTCGTACCTCTTGAGCAACAACTGCAAAACCTTTTCCAGCTTCACCAGCTGTTGCTGCTTCAACTGCTGCATTTAGGCTTAGAATATTTGTTTGGAAAGAGATATTATCTATTACAGAAATTGCCTCATTTACTAGATTTACTTTTATATTTATCTCATCCATAGCAAAAGTTGTCTGATTTGCCAATTTCTCGCCCTCAGTTGATGCTTTTATAATCTCATTTGAGTAACTTGCCATTTTTGCTATATTTTCTGTGTTATTTCTAATATTACTTGTAATCTCTTCAAGAGCTGCGGCTGTCTCTTCAAGTGAAGCTGCTGCCTCATTTGAGCTTAAATTTAATTTATCAACATTTGCCAAAAGAAGTTTTGAACTATCTTCCAAAGTCAATCCATTTGCTTTATTTTCTACCAACATATTGTTTATAATAGTGGCTAGTTCATTTATACCATTTACAATTTTCCCATTATCATTCTCTATTTTCACTCTAAAATCTAACTTAGAAAAACTCTCTAAAACTGCTACAACTTTGTTTATATCAGAACAAACATTTTTTTGAGTAACTTCAAGCATTGCATTAAAGTTATTTTTTAACTCTTCAAGCCCAGTATTATCTGTAATCTTCTCTATTCTACTATTTAAAGAACCTCCTTTAACCTCTTCAACTACTCTTTTTACATCTTGTATCAAAATATCATCTTGTTCTAAAAGCTTTTTTGTTTTTTCAATATTTGTATTTATGACATTTGCCATAGTTCCAAACTCATCTTTACTATCAAGTGTTATAGGAGTTGTTTTATCTGACTCTTTATTTAAAAATGCAAAAAAGCCTAAAAGTCCACCACTAATTGCTGTTAAATTTTTACTTAAAACTTTCATACTATACATAACTATAGCTATTATCAATCCTGTTACAACTAAAGCAAAGATTAAAGAGAAATTTCTCACACTATTTGCCTCTTTCATAAACTCATCAACAGGTACGCTACATGCCAACATCCAATATTTTCCAGTATTTCCAAACTCAAAAGGGTGTGAATAAGTATAAGAGTCTCTACCATCTCTTAAGCTTTTTGTCATAAAATCATAATCCTCACCTTTTATACCTTTTTCAACAATTCCCAAGATTGTAGGATTTGTTGTCAAATTTGAAAAAGGTTTTCCAATAGCTTCACCTCTTGGATGAGATACAACAACTCCGTGAGTTTCATATAAAGATAAATACCCTGTATCAAATAGAACTATTTTTGAAATCCTATCGTTAATAGCTTCAAGAGTAAAATCAACCCCTGTAACTCCTATTATTTTACCATTTACCATAATTGGTGCTGAAATAGTAACCATTAAAACTTTTTTACCACTAGACATCTCATATTCATAAGGAGTTGAAATAGCAACTCTTTTATTATCATAAGCATATTTTATATAAACTTCATTTTTATCAAAATTTGGTAAAGCTTCTAACTCTAAACTACCTTTATTGTTTGTAACTAATGGTTGAAAAGTGCCATTTGGTGCATAATATGGATTTTTATCACTTCCATCATATCTATCAAATATATAACTATCATCTTCAAATCCTATCCAAGCTGTAAATAAAAAGTCATTTTGTTTCAAAATATCTTTGTAAGATTCAACCATCCCAGCTTTTGTCAAAGTCTCTTTTGTATTTATAGCAATTTCTACTCTATTTACCATAGATTGTACAATTTTTATTGTACTATCAAAAACTGCTTTTTCTTCATTTGCATAAGATTTAACAGTCGCTTTTATATAGTTTTTTGCTTGTAAATCTGCGTTTTCATACGAATAGCTAGTTATAAAATATATCATAGCTCCCAAAGAAACTATTACTGTACCGACCAAAATTAGCAGTAATTTTGTACCGAAATTTGTATTTCTCATTATCTTTATATCTCCATTTCAATTGTATCTGTCTAAGATTTTATCCTTTTTTTTTCAAAGTCTCTTATAGAAGTAATGATACTATTTATAAAAATCTTCCAAATCGTAGTAAAAAAGTAACACCATAAGTAAAAGAGTAACACTATAGATAATATATTTATAAAATCTACAATTTAATTGGATTTTTGATACTATTCAAAAATGAATTTAGAAGAGAAACTCAAACAACTCCCAAATAATGCTGGTGTTTATCAATACTTTGACAATAGTGGACATCTTTTATATATAGGAAAAGCAAAAAATCTAAAAAATAGAGTAAAAAGTTACTTTAAATTTAGCCCTACTTTACAAGCTTCTACTGATTTAAGTCCAAGAATATTCAAGATGATTAGTGAAACCTCTTTTATAGAGTGGATAGTTGTTCCAAATGAACATGATGCTTTAATTTTGGAAAACTCTCTAATAAAACAGCTAAAACCAAAATATAATGTACTTTTAAGAGATGACAAAACATACCCTTATATCTATATAAATTTAAATGAAGATTTTCCCAGACTTGAAATTACTAGAAAAATAGAAAAAGGTAAAAATATAAAATATTTTGGTCCATATTCAAGTGGTGCAAAAGATATGCTTGATAGTATCTATGAGATAGTTCCTCTTGTACAAAAAAAATCCTGTATTAAAGGAAAAAAAGCTTGTCTTTTTTATCAAATAGAAAAATGTTTAGCTCCTTGTGAAGGTAAAATAGATAAAGATGGGTACAAAAAACTTTTAGATGAAGCTTTAACATATATTTATAATAAAATAAAATTAATATCAAAACTAAAAGAAAAAATGCAATTTTACTCAGAAAATTTTAGATTTGAAGAGGCAATGAACTTACGAGATAGAATAAAAACTATTGAAAAATCTCAAATAAAAACTGGTATTGATTTAGCAACAAATGAAGATTTAGATATCTTTGCTATAAAAGTTTCAAATAAAAAAGCAGCTCTTGTAAGAATGTTTATAAGAGATGGTAAACTTGCTTCTTCAAACTATGATTTTATAAAAATAGATGATGAATTAGAGTTTGATTTAGATGAAGCTTATAAAAGGGCTATTATAAACTACTATTCAAATGATTTACCAATTATTCCAAAAGAGATAATTGTAGCCGATGAACTTAGTGAAGTAGAGTGTATTGAAGAATTTTTACAACAAAGATTTAGTAAAAAAATAAAAATAGTAAACCCAAAAATAGATAAAAAATCTACAATTATAAAAATTGCTTTAAATAACTGTGATGAACTTTTAAGACTTGAAAATATTAAAAATGAGAACTCTATTTATGAAGAACTTAAAGAACTATTTTCTCTAAGAACTACTCCAAATATAATAGAAGCTTTTGACAATTCTCATTTAATGGGACAAGCAACAGTTGGGGCAATGATTGTTTGGAATGAAAATTTAAACTCCTTTGATAAAAAAGCTTTTAGACACTACAATCTTGACTCAAAATATGAGTATTCTCAAATGAGGGAGATGTTAATAAGAAGAGTTGAAAGTTTTAGCAAAAATCCAGCTCCTGATTTGTGGGTAATTGATGGTGGTGAAACTTTGCTAAAACTTGCTTTTGATATTATAAAAAGTGTTGGAGTAAATTTAGATATTATTGCAATTGCTAAAGAGAAAATTGATGCAAAGGCACATAGAGCAAAAGGTAGTGCAAAAGATATAATTCACTATAAAAATGAAAAAGATGAGTTCAAAAACTTTAACTTACCTACAAGTGATAAAAGACTACAATTCGTACAAAGATTAAGAGATGAAGCTCATAGATTTGCAATAAGTTTTCATAAAAAACAAAAAAGAGTTCAAGATAAACAGATATCTTTACTTCAAATCAAAGGTATAGGTGAAGCAAAAATCAAAAAACTTCTTTTATATTTTGGAGAGTTTGACAAAATAAAAAGTTCATCTTTTGATGAATTAAAAAATGTTTTAAATGAAATAGATGCACAAAATATAATTGACTATTTTAAAAAGGAAGAGTGTGGCAAAAATATTATTAAATAAAAAAAATCTTTTTTATAATCTTGAAGTTATTAGTAAAAAAGCAACAAATAAAAATAAAATTGCTGTTGTTTTAAAAGATAATGCTTATGGTCACGGGTTAATTGAAATAGCAAAATTATGTTATGAATTTGGGATAGAAAAAGCAGTTGTAAGAACTATAGAAGATGCAAGAAAAATAGAAAGTTATTTTTCATATATTTTAGTTCTAGCAGACCAAACTTTTCACAACTATTCACATACTTTTCACATAGCAATAAATAGTTTAGATGATATAGAAAAAGTACCACAAAATGCAAATGTTCATCTCAAAATTGATACAGGAATGCACCGAAATGGAATAGCAATAGAAGATATAGAAGTGGCTATTTTAGGGCTTCTTAAACATAAAGCCAATATTACAGGGGTTTTCACACATCATAGAGGTGCTGATACTCTAAGTACGGATTTCTTCTGGCAAAAAGAGAATTTTTCTCTTGTAAAAAATAGTGTAAAAAATATATGTGAAAAACTTTTATTACCTCTCCCCTCTTTTCACTCTTGCAATTCAGCAGGGCTTTTTAGAGAGTCAAATTTTGAAAATTTAAACGAAGATTTTGCTAGAGTTGGAATTGCAACTTATGGATATTTAGACAATGATGGAGTATTTGATTTTCCAAAGCTAAAACCTGTTATGTCATTATGGGCTTCTAAAATGGCAACTAGATATTTAAAAAAAGGGCAAAGTATTGGATATGGTGGAAAATTTACAGCAACAGAAGATATGGTAGTAAGTACTTATGATATAGGATATGGAGATGGGTTTTTAAGACTAAATGAAGAAGATAGCTACACAACTCCTAAGGGATTTAAAGTTTTAGGAAGAGTCTCAATGGATAATCTATCTTTAAATAGTAACGAAAATAATATTTGCTTATTTGATGATGTTACTACTTTAGCAAAAATCCATAAAACAATTACTTATGAAATAACTTGTAGCCTAAAAGAGAATATAAAAAAAGAGATTTTACTATAATAAAATATTAAAATAATTTTTTAGAGGAAGATTTTATGGATATAAATTACTATAAAGAGAAGTTAGAACAGTTACAAAAATTATCGAAAACTGGTTTTTGGGAGCTTGATTTAAAAAGCAATAAAATCACCTACTCTAGTGAAATTTATAATATTTTAGAAATAGACAAAGATACTTTTTCACATAAGTATGAAGACTTTTTGAATATTGTAGATTCTAAAGATAGAGAAGCGGTAAATAATTTTTATCTTGACTCCCTAAAAAATATAGAAAAAGAGTATAGCTTTAAACATAAAATTATTACAAAATCTGGAAAAATAAAATATTTAGAGCAAAAATATGAAGTAAAATTTGATGAAAAAAGTTCTCCTATAGCTTTTTTTGGAACAACACAAGATATAAGTGAACAAGAATTTTATAAAAAAAAGTTAGAAGAAGATTT
The Aliarcobacter faecis genome window above contains:
- a CDS encoding efflux RND transporter permease subunit; the protein is MISAFFIKNPVFAGVLSIIIFLVGLISMVNLPIEQSPRVLPPQIIVSTAYPGASADTIAKTVAAPLEEQINGAKNMLYMNSQAEDSGRLSINVFFEVGTDPDQAKIDVNNRVQAALASMPEQVKRQGVVVGEKSPSILLFAMLQSPNKTYDSLYLSNYALLNMVETLKRVEGVGDAMIFGAKDYSIRIWIDPAKLSKYSLATTDVITAIQEQNNQYAAGKIGAEPLENKQMYTYTIRTPDRFSDPNQFSNIVIRANEDGSSLKLKDVATVELGASSYGVQTRLNNSPSIPIGVFLQSGANALDTAKAIKKALEDASKNFPQDMTYSIPYDSTDFIVASIEEVVKTFVEALLLVILIIFIFLQSWRATIIPLIAVPISIVGAFAGMYVLGFSINLLTLFGLVLAIGIVVDDAIIVIENIERHMEEGKTPLESAYIAMKEVTGALIAIILVLGAVFIPVAFMGGLSGEMYRQFAITIVISVIISGFVAITLTPSLCVRILKNKKHEPKGFAKWFNNMFDKFTSGYSFIVKKTIRFSLISILLFGGLLFVSWDMFKSMKTGLIPDEDQGTIFVFGFNPPGSSLSRTLSLSEEINAIIEKDPNVNNIITLAGYDFTTSAERTHTVATIIKLKDWSLRPNPDQDAQALLKKFSKQLMGTSEGFSFAVVPPPIMGMSVTGGFDMYVQDRNGRSIEELGNAVNQIIAKASTRPELVGVRTSLAANIPQFKIDVDIEKAKAKGVNVNDIYSTINATFGSFYVNDFSLYGRTYKVNLQAIEEYRNNINNMQNIFVRSKNGELLPLNSFVTAKQQVGADLIERFNLFQAAKVSGQPAPGYSSGDALNAIEEVANEVLPSGYTISWVGTAYQEKQIGGSSAQAFIFGIVFLFLILAALYERWLLPISVVLAVPFAIFGAILATNIRGLDNNIYFQIGLLVLAGLAAKNAILIVEFALQKRKEGFNLVDAALEAAKVRLRPIIMTSLAFTIGVLPLAISGGAGAASKHSIGTGVIGGMLTATFIAIIFIPLFYILISRLSREKEGSITADLKKEENSNSEK
- a CDS encoding alanine racemase, yielding MAKILLNKKNLFYNLEVISKKATNKNKIAVVLKDNAYGHGLIEIAKLCYEFGIEKAVVRTIEDARKIESYFSYILVLADQTFHNYSHTFHIAINSLDDIEKVPQNANVHLKIDTGMHRNGIAIEDIEVAILGLLKHKANITGVFTHHRGADTLSTDFFWQKENFSLVKNSVKNICEKLLLPLPSFHSCNSAGLFRESNFENLNEDFARVGIATYGYLDNDGVFDFPKLKPVMSLWASKMATRYLKKGQSIGYGGKFTATEDMVVSTYDIGYGDGFLRLNEEDSYTTPKGFKVLGRVSMDNLSLNSNENNICLFDDVTTLAKIHKTITYEITCSLKENIKKEILL
- the uvrC gene encoding excinuclease ABC subunit UvrC, whose protein sequence is MNLEEKLKQLPNNAGVYQYFDNSGHLLYIGKAKNLKNRVKSYFKFSPTLQASTDLSPRIFKMISETSFIEWIVVPNEHDALILENSLIKQLKPKYNVLLRDDKTYPYIYINLNEDFPRLEITRKIEKGKNIKYFGPYSSGAKDMLDSIYEIVPLVQKKSCIKGKKACLFYQIEKCLAPCEGKIDKDGYKKLLDEALTYIYNKIKLISKLKEKMQFYSENFRFEEAMNLRDRIKTIEKSQIKTGIDLATNEDLDIFAIKVSNKKAALVRMFIRDGKLASSNYDFIKIDDELEFDLDEAYKRAIINYYSNDLPIIPKEIIVADELSEVECIEEFLQQRFSKKIKIVNPKIDKKSTIIKIALNNCDELLRLENIKNENSIYEELKELFSLRTTPNIIEAFDNSHLMGQATVGAMIVWNENLNSFDKKAFRHYNLDSKYEYSQMREMLIRRVESFSKNPAPDLWVIDGGETLLKLAFDIIKSVGVNLDIIAIAKEKIDAKAHRAKGSAKDIIHYKNEKDEFKNFNLPTSDKRLQFVQRLRDEAHRFAISFHKKQKRVQDKQISLLQIKGIGEAKIKKLLLYFGEFDKIKSSSFDELKNVLNEIDAQNIIDYFKKEECGKNIIK
- a CDS encoding choline/ethanolamine kinase family protein; this encodes MNIEEIKNLNIFGNLNISIEILKSQGFNNISYLIKTKNQNYVLRVFKSNQSVNISREFEFKTQEMANKLNIAPKPIFLNDNFMIYEYLNGVHKEKLSKNELKNLISTIKTLHSIKQKSKSYDFKKDFKSYKKNLKNKNSKDILKKLKSALKRSKKYKKELVLSHFDLNPKNILFSQNSVRIIDWEYAGTNDRFFDLASICIEFKLDKKMEKVALKSYFKTEALKRKKFKYYTKKLETFKIIYKSFCYLWFSSQNLA
- a CDS encoding methyl-accepting chemotaxis protein, producing MRNTNFGTKLLLILVGTVIVSLGAMIYFITSYSYENADLQAKNYIKATVKSYANEEKAVFDSTIKIVQSMVNRVEIAINTKETLTKAGMVESYKDILKQNDFLFTAWIGFEDDSYIFDRYDGSDKNPYYAPNGTFQPLVTNNKGSLELEALPNFDKNEVYIKYAYDNKRVAISTPYEYEMSSGKKVLMVTISAPIMVNGKIIGVTGVDFTLEAINDRISKIVLFDTGYLSLYETHGVVVSHPRGEAIGKPFSNLTTNPTILGIVEKGIKGEDYDFMTKSLRDGRDSYTYSHPFEFGNTGKYWMLACSVPVDEFMKEANSVRNFSLIFALVVTGLIIAIVMYSMKVLSKNLTAISGGLLGFFAFLNKESDKTTPITLDSKDEFGTMANVINTNIEKTKKLLEQDDILIQDVKRVVEEVKGGSLNSRIEKITDNTGLEELKNNFNAMLEVTQKNVCSDINKVVAVLESFSKLDFRVKIENDNGKIVNGINELATIINNMLVENKANGLTLEDSSKLLLANVDKLNLSSNEAAASLEETAAALEEITSNIRNNTENIAKMASYSNEIIKASTEGEKLANQTTFAMDEINIKVNLVNEAISVIDNISFQTNILSLNAAVEAATAGEAGKGFAVVAQEVRNLASRSAEAASEIKRIVQEATQKANEGKLIASNMIAGYKSLNESITSTTNLINDVEMSSKEQLNGIEQINDAVNELDRQTQQNAAIASQTNDIALNADEIARLIVEDANKKEFIGKNSVKAKQMQTNVSQKHSYVNIENSKKEKKNIEDISAEKPKPKKLEKISEKVETDEWESF
- the pnuC gene encoding nicotinamide riboside transporter PnuC, with protein sequence MSYFEIIAVFLSILYLLLAIKQNAFGFIAAFFSTLIYSILFFDATLFMSSLLNAYYLIMAIYGYYSWKRGFKIENSKELKVSTLTLKSHIKLIIFLSILSFIVGYFMQNYTNASFAYLDSFVTIFSLSTTYLLTKKVLENWIYWVFIDSFAIYLYYQKEFYLTAVLFFIYTIMAIFAYFSWKKENLS